The Rhodoferax sediminis genome has a segment encoding these proteins:
- a CDS encoding hydrolase 1, exosortase A system-associated: protein MNYTEEATLFACEGDTLVGILSRPELPEQTGVVVIVGGPQYRAGSHRQFVLLSRALAAAGYPVLRFDYRGMGDSTGTQRDFEAVSADIAAAIEALKQRVPAVRQVALWGLCDGASAALLYWHETSDPRISGLCLLNPWVRSEASLARTQVKHYYRQRLMQKEFWLKLMRGRVALGAVSGLIQKIQLANTTADKRASKTRQALFQHRMAAAWHGFNGHLLLLLSGDDYTAKEFVEYAGADPVWKNYQNHAGLLCREIDGADHTCSTPNASEMVETYTLAWLTGQSKGNQNGTP, encoded by the coding sequence ATGAACTACACCGAAGAGGCCACACTCTTCGCCTGCGAAGGCGACACGCTGGTGGGCATTCTCTCCAGGCCAGAACTGCCGGAGCAAACCGGTGTCGTCGTCATCGTGGGCGGCCCGCAATACCGCGCCGGCAGCCACCGGCAGTTTGTCTTGCTGTCGCGCGCACTGGCCGCCGCCGGCTATCCGGTGCTGCGCTTTGACTATCGGGGTATGGGCGACAGCACCGGCACCCAGCGCGATTTCGAGGCCGTGAGTGCCGACATTGCCGCCGCCATCGAGGCGCTGAAACAGCGCGTGCCCGCCGTCAGGCAAGTGGCGCTGTGGGGCCTGTGTGACGGCGCATCGGCCGCGCTGCTCTACTGGCACGAAACCAGTGACCCGCGCATCAGCGGCCTGTGCCTGCTCAACCCCTGGGTGCGCTCGGAAGCCAGCCTGGCGCGCACTCAAGTCAAGCACTACTACCGCCAGCGCTTGATGCAAAAGGAGTTTTGGCTGAAACTCATGCGTGGCCGGGTCGCTTTGGGCGCTGTCAGTGGCCTGATACAGAAAATCCAATTGGCCAACACCACCGCTGACAAACGTGCCTCCAAAACCAGGCAAGCTCTTTTTCAGCATCGCATGGCGGCCGCCTGGCATGGATTCAACGGGCACCTGCTACTGCTCTTGAGCGGGGACGACTACACAGCGAAGGAATTTGTGGAATATGCCGGCGCAGACCCAGTCTGGAAAAATTACCAGAACCACGCCGGCTTGCTGTGCCGCGAAATTGACGGCGCCGATCACACCTGCTCCACTCCGAATGCTAGCGAGATGGTGGAGACCTACACTCTTGCATGGCTCACCGGTCAATCCAAAGGGAATCAAAATGGCACTCCATGA
- a CDS encoding phosphopantetheine-binding protein, with the protein MNISHEVLRVLDEVLSLNGRSASFTRDTPLLGAIPELDSMAVVTLITTLEEQLGLVVDDDDIDGSTFATVGSLTDFVSGKLAA; encoded by the coding sequence TTGAACATATCACATGAAGTCTTGCGCGTTCTGGACGAAGTATTGAGCCTGAATGGCCGCTCGGCCAGCTTCACGCGCGACACACCGCTGCTCGGCGCCATCCCAGAGCTCGATTCCATGGCGGTCGTCACGCTCATCACCACGCTCGAAGAGCAGTTGGGCCTGGTGGTTGACGATGACGACATCGACGGCTCGACCTTTGCCACGGTCGGCTCGTTGACCGACTTCGTCAGCGGCAAACTCGCCGCCTGA
- a CDS encoding DNRLRE domain-containing protein — protein MTLIASVSDRTQQEATRGAEAVHRVFRSVNFISCRVLSLLSLLLVSMILTGFLAGCGGGSDASGQSSATGGSPGVTALSANIVVTADSNQVSSKGSFRPATAYLSRSSRVMKSAGDGQSAVTFSTSIVTPGYYQVYVWWPQTAPGAGQVDVRVHHGGGTTVTTVDQSILGGQWNSVGTYLMNTGSAAVDVADRQGTVAYADAVRFAYVGDSAPVLGIGATELPLANDGAPYTASLDVNGGVAPYTLSVSKGTLPAGISLDSATGVISGRPVYLGSFPFSVSVRDASGESATTDFTITVLQATTAVAPSALAPVIAHALRLDGRPSGAAPALSGLLSVITSMPEGEWSMVNLNHFSDVWTPDDLRPLYGWSNPPPSKIIEAWSSFAWDPNRGDLILFGGGHANYPGNDVYRWHGTTRLWERASLPSQITQDDLGNWMAIDGPDAAPIAAHTYDNNLFLPLIDRFIVLGGGAFNSGGAYLREVTPTTQRHTGPYLFDPSLANPNEVGGTTGSHVQRVAPHPEIIGGNMWQNRDIWKNIPGNPALPGGYVNSCTAYSAEGGRDVVYEAAIDAGGGTSLGLYKYTINSVSDPTQDTIQKVGAFWNGTSAATSCGYDPTDKVLLRIGTNQIPFVYWDMHNPGPGNRDSRMTPVDATGEFPALLSSGALNLANCGMDYDPTRNQFVMWCGDGRVWSIKPPATLSPNGWTITKQPAPLLATPNGDYGTGILGKWKYIDNLDVFMGLQDATQGNIWIYKPVGWKNPSGNLVPPPTVSLTTPANGTSFASGAPITISANAASPTASISEVDFYSGANKIGVATSPPYSYTWTQAPAGNFQVVAIAVDSIGQQTISAPINITVQPGPTGTVQLQDGVNGYALTQGTFLDSYNQGYVMGGQTFLRNLGAQYTDLIRFAIFTPEGGPLTPGATIQSATLSLYKYSYYSANYSLNRMLVNWSEAGATWLQANVGQSWNTIGAQGSGTDYGASPDATVTTGFNPGWVTFDVTAAIQSMSSGQANYGWRLVTLAGSDTQNLRYFYTNHYLANPAQRPILTITYSTAP, from the coding sequence ATGACTCTCATTGCTAGCGTTTCAGATAGAACTCAACAAGAGGCGACTCGTGGAGCAGAAGCAGTTCACAGGGTTTTCCGAAGCGTGAATTTTATTTCGTGCCGCGTCCTGTCTCTTTTGTCTCTCTTATTGGTCAGCATGATCCTGACGGGTTTTCTTGCGGGCTGCGGCGGCGGATCGGACGCATCGGGACAATCGTCCGCTACTGGTGGCTCCCCTGGCGTGACTGCGCTGTCTGCCAATATTGTGGTCACCGCCGATTCGAATCAGGTCAGCAGTAAAGGGTCATTCCGGCCGGCCACTGCCTATCTATCGCGCAGTTCGAGAGTCATGAAGAGCGCCGGCGATGGGCAAAGCGCGGTGACGTTTTCGACCAGCATCGTCACGCCCGGCTATTACCAGGTTTATGTGTGGTGGCCGCAGACAGCTCCTGGTGCAGGCCAGGTCGATGTAAGGGTTCACCATGGCGGCGGTACGACTGTGACGACGGTCGACCAGAGCATCCTTGGCGGCCAGTGGAATTCGGTTGGCACTTACCTGATGAATACCGGTAGTGCCGCGGTTGACGTCGCGGATCGCCAGGGCACCGTCGCGTATGCGGACGCAGTGCGTTTTGCCTATGTCGGCGACAGTGCCCCAGTACTGGGGATCGGCGCTACTGAGCTTCCGCTCGCGAATGACGGCGCCCCCTATACGGCATCGCTGGACGTGAATGGCGGCGTCGCGCCCTATACGTTGAGCGTCAGCAAGGGCACATTACCGGCCGGAATCAGTCTCGATTCTGCGACCGGGGTGATCTCCGGGCGTCCGGTCTATCTTGGTTCGTTTCCGTTCTCTGTGAGCGTGCGTGATGCCAGCGGCGAGAGCGCAACGACAGATTTCACAATCACGGTGTTGCAGGCAACGACGGCAGTTGCACCGAGTGCGCTGGCACCCGTCATTGCACATGCGCTGAGACTGGACGGCAGGCCATCTGGTGCCGCCCCCGCCTTGAGCGGACTGCTGTCTGTGATCACTTCGATGCCGGAAGGTGAATGGTCGATGGTCAACCTCAATCATTTTTCCGATGTGTGGACGCCGGATGACCTTCGCCCGCTCTATGGCTGGTCCAATCCGCCGCCGTCCAAGATCATTGAAGCCTGGAGTTCATTTGCGTGGGATCCCAATCGCGGCGATCTGATTCTGTTCGGCGGCGGTCACGCCAATTACCCTGGCAACGACGTCTATCGATGGCACGGCACAACGAGGCTGTGGGAACGCGCCTCGTTGCCAAGCCAGATCACGCAGGACGACCTCGGCAACTGGATGGCGATTGACGGACCGGATGCCGCACCGATTGCCGCGCATACCTACGACAACAACTTGTTCCTGCCGCTGATCGACCGCTTCATCGTGCTGGGTGGAGGTGCCTTCAACAGTGGGGGCGCCTACTTGCGCGAGGTGACACCGACCACACAGCGCCATACCGGGCCTTATCTGTTCGACCCGTCACTGGCAAACCCGAATGAGGTGGGCGGCACGACCGGTTCGCACGTGCAACGCGTAGCGCCTCATCCTGAAATCATCGGCGGCAACATGTGGCAGAACCGCGATATCTGGAAAAATATTCCCGGCAACCCTGCGCTGCCCGGTGGCTATGTGAATAGTTGCACTGCCTATTCAGCGGAAGGCGGCCGCGATGTCGTGTACGAGGCGGCGATCGATGCCGGCGGGGGCACTTCACTGGGCCTCTACAAGTACACCATTAATTCGGTCAGTGATCCAACACAGGACACGATACAAAAGGTTGGTGCGTTCTGGAACGGGACATCGGCCGCAACCTCGTGCGGTTACGATCCGACAGACAAGGTACTGCTGCGCATCGGCACAAACCAGATTCCATTCGTCTACTGGGACATGCACAATCCTGGGCCGGGAAACAGGGACTCGCGCATGACGCCGGTCGATGCCACTGGTGAATTTCCTGCACTGCTGTCCAGCGGCGCGTTGAATCTTGCGAATTGCGGCATGGATTACGACCCCACGCGCAATCAGTTCGTAATGTGGTGCGGTGATGGTCGCGTGTGGAGCATCAAGCCCCCGGCAACCTTGTCGCCGAATGGCTGGACCATTACCAAGCAACCTGCACCGCTGCTGGCAACGCCGAACGGCGATTACGGCACGGGCATCCTCGGCAAGTGGAAGTACATCGACAATCTGGATGTGTTCATGGGCCTGCAGGATGCCACCCAGGGCAATATCTGGATCTATAAGCCAGTCGGCTGGAAAAATCCGTCCGGGAATCTGGTTCCGCCACCGACTGTGTCGTTGACCACGCCGGCGAATGGCACCAGTTTTGCCTCCGGTGCACCCATCACGATTTCGGCCAACGCGGCATCGCCGACCGCGTCGATTTCCGAAGTGGATTTCTATAGCGGCGCGAACAAGATCGGAGTCGCCACGAGTCCGCCGTATTCGTACACCTGGACCCAGGCGCCTGCAGGCAATTTCCAGGTTGTGGCAATCGCGGTGGACAGTATTGGTCAACAGACGATTTCTGCGCCAATCAACATTACCGTTCAACCGGGGCCGACCGGAACCGTGCAATTACAGGATGGCGTCAATGGCTATGCCCTGACGCAGGGCACCTTCCTCGACAGTTATAACCAGGGCTATGTGATGGGAGGGCAGACCTTCCTGCGAAATCTAGGCGCACAGTACACGGACCTGATTCGGTTCGCGATCTTCACGCCCGAAGGCGGGCCGCTGACGCCAGGCGCGACCATACAATCGGCGACCTTGAGTCTGTACAAGTACAGCTATTACTCCGCCAACTACAGCTTGAACCGCATGCTGGTGAACTGGTCCGAAGCGGGTGCTACCTGGCTTCAGGCGAATGTCGGGCAGTCCTGGAACACGATCGGCGCGCAAGGCTCGGGGACCGACTATGGAGCGAGCCCGGACGCGACCGTAACCACCGGTTTCAATCCCGGCTGGGTGACCTTCGACGTAACTGCCGCGATCCAGAGCATGAGTTCGGGACAGGCCAATTACGGCTGGCGCCTGGTGACCCTGGCGGGGTCAGATACGCAGAATTTGCGGTACTTTTATACCAATCATTACCTCGCGAATCCGGCGCAGCGGCCGATCTTGACGATTACCTATTCGACCGCGCCGTAA
- a CDS encoding acyl-CoA ligase (AMP-forming), exosortase A system-associated — MTESTLLHELIAGAAGRTPRAIALTSGTASLSYAELAAQVSRFAAGLMGLGLARGERVAIYLEKRFETVIASFGAPAAGAVFVPVNPLLKPEQVAFILRDCNVRVLVTSPERLALLREVLAECPDLKHVVVTAAAAGASPAGRAPAGHLALTSWTDLLGSPARHGHRVIDSDMVAILYTSGSTGRPKGVMLSHRNMVAGAKSVASYLDNRPQDVLLAALPLSFDAGFSQLTTAFHAGARVVLLNYLLPRDVLKAMEREKVTGLTAVPPLYIQLTQLEWPAAIAQNLRYFANTGGRMPRETLNLLRQRVPQAQPFLMYGLTEAFRSTYLPPTEVDRRPDSIGKAIPNAEILVLRDDGSPCAPDEPGELVHRGALVGLGYWNDAEKTAERYKLVPVDAPGRQPGLQLPEYAVFSGDTVRQDAEGFLYFIGRRDEMMKTSGYRVSPTEVEEVLYATKLVGECAAFGVEHPSLGHAIHVIATCVVGERAVAINDLISECRARMPAYMVPAGIEIVAGPLPRNPNGKIDRKLLAADWAERHGH, encoded by the coding sequence ATGACCGAATCCACACTCCTGCACGAACTGATTGCCGGCGCGGCCGGGCGAACGCCACGAGCAATCGCACTCACCAGTGGTACTGCTTCGCTGAGTTATGCGGAACTGGCCGCCCAGGTCAGCCGGTTCGCCGCGGGTTTGATGGGGCTTGGCCTGGCACGCGGCGAGCGCGTTGCGATCTATCTTGAAAAGCGTTTCGAGACCGTCATCGCCAGTTTTGGCGCGCCGGCGGCCGGGGCCGTTTTTGTACCGGTCAATCCGCTGCTCAAGCCGGAACAGGTGGCTTTCATCCTGCGCGATTGCAACGTGCGCGTGCTGGTGACTTCGCCCGAGAGGTTGGCGTTGCTGCGGGAGGTGTTAGCGGAATGCCCTGATTTGAAGCACGTGGTGGTCACCGCCGCGGCGGCGGGTGCGTCGCCGGCAGGCCGAGCCCCTGCCGGCCACCTGGCGTTGACCTCGTGGACGGATTTGCTCGGCAGCCCCGCGCGGCACGGGCACCGGGTGATTGACTCGGACATGGTCGCCATTCTTTACACCTCGGGCAGTACCGGCAGACCCAAGGGCGTGATGCTCTCGCACCGCAACATGGTGGCCGGCGCCAAAAGCGTGGCGTCATACCTGGATAACCGGCCGCAGGACGTGCTGCTGGCGGCGCTGCCCCTGTCGTTCGATGCGGGGTTCAGCCAGCTTACGACGGCGTTTCACGCCGGTGCGCGCGTGGTCTTGCTCAACTACCTGCTGCCGCGCGATGTGCTCAAGGCGATGGAGCGCGAAAAAGTCACGGGCCTGACGGCCGTGCCACCGCTGTATATCCAGCTGACCCAGCTCGAATGGCCGGCCGCCATCGCGCAGAATTTGCGCTATTTCGCGAATACCGGTGGCCGCATGCCGCGCGAGACGCTGAACCTGCTGCGCCAACGCGTGCCCCAGGCCCAGCCGTTTTTGATGTACGGATTGACCGAGGCATTTCGCTCCACCTACCTTCCGCCCACCGAGGTGGACCGGCGTCCGGATTCGATCGGCAAGGCAATTCCGAATGCCGAAATTTTGGTGCTGCGCGACGATGGTTCGCCCTGCGCGCCGGACGAGCCCGGTGAGCTGGTGCACCGCGGTGCGCTGGTGGGCCTGGGTTACTGGAACGACGCCGAAAAGACGGCGGAGCGCTACAAGCTGGTGCCGGTGGACGCGCCAGGGCGGCAGCCGGGCCTGCAGTTGCCTGAATACGCCGTTTTTTCGGGCGACACGGTACGCCAGGACGCCGAGGGGTTTTTGTATTTCATCGGCCGGCGCGACGAGATGATGAAAACCTCGGGCTATCGGGTCAGCCCCACCGAAGTGGAAGAAGTTTTGTACGCCACGAAATTGGTGGGCGAGTGCGCGGCCTTTGGCGTGGAGCATCCCAGCCTTGGACATGCTATACATGTGATAGCTACATGCGTAGTCGGGGAAAGGGCTGTGGCCATAAATGACTTGATATCCGAATGCCGCGCCCGGATGCCCGCCTACATGGTGCCAGCGGGCATAGAGATCGTTGCCGGGCCGCTGCCGCGCAATCCGAACGGCAAGATAGACCGTAAGTTGCTGGCGGCTGACTGGGCCGAGCGCCATGGGCACTGA
- a CDS encoding hydrolase 2, exosortase A system-associated — protein MPDQPQAFFLPAGAAQTTPNNQRFCIFYPAEVGPGSGAARGLVLYIHPFAEEMNKARRMAALQARALAQAGYAVLQIDLLGCGDSSGDFGDASWQDWVNDVLQGCRWLRQRSKAPSADTGQVPLWLWGLRAGCLLAVEAARQLGEPCNFLFWQPPATGKPLLQQFLRLKVAGDMLGGEGKGIMAGMRQQLNSGASVEVAGYLLSPGIATGLEQASLQPPAYPAAAQRLEWLELSTREDAGLSPVSAQAISQWEQAGYTARSQIVSGPAFWQTTEIEDAPALIAATMAALSGLPA, from the coding sequence ATGCCGGACCAGCCCCAGGCTTTTTTCCTTCCTGCCGGGGCGGCGCAAACCACGCCAAACAATCAGCGGTTTTGCATTTTCTATCCGGCTGAGGTCGGCCCAGGCAGCGGCGCCGCGCGCGGTTTGGTGCTCTATATCCACCCCTTTGCCGAAGAGATGAACAAGGCGCGTCGCATGGCCGCCCTGCAGGCGCGTGCATTGGCGCAGGCCGGTTACGCGGTGCTGCAGATCGACCTGCTCGGCTGCGGCGACAGCTCTGGCGACTTTGGCGACGCCAGCTGGCAAGACTGGGTTAACGATGTGCTGCAAGGCTGCCGCTGGCTGCGCCAGCGCAGTAAGGCCCCGAGCGCCGATACAGGCCAGGTACCGCTGTGGCTCTGGGGCCTGCGCGCAGGCTGCCTGCTGGCGGTGGAGGCGGCCAGGCAGCTTGGCGAGCCCTGCAATTTCCTATTCTGGCAACCACCCGCCACCGGCAAACCGCTGCTGCAACAGTTTTTGCGCCTCAAGGTGGCCGGCGACATGCTGGGCGGCGAGGGCAAAGGCATCATGGCAGGCATGCGCCAGCAGTTGAATTCAGGTGCGTCCGTCGAAGTGGCTGGCTATCTGCTGTCGCCCGGGATCGCCACCGGGCTGGAACAGGCCTCCCTGCAGCCACCTGCCTACCCTGCCGCGGCTCAGCGCCTGGAATGGCTGGAACTCTCCACCCGTGAAGACGCTGGCCTGAGCCCCGTTTCTGCGCAAGCCATCAGCCAATGGGAACAAGCCGGCTACACCGCCCGCAGCCAGATCGTGAGTGGCCCCGCGTTCTGGCAAACAACCGAGATCGAGGACGCCCCGGCGCTGATTGCGGCCACCATGGCGGCTCTCTCCGGCTTGCCCGCATGA
- a CDS encoding pyridoxal-dependent decarboxylase, exosortase A system-associated, which translates to MSVTERQLPVHAPMNQFAVRGGELVVGGECLSLLAARVGQTPFYAYDRALLRERVATLRHVLPPTVKLHYAMKANPMPAVVGLMAGLVDGVDVASAGELKVALDAGTKPHEISFAGPGKRDAELRQAVASRVLINLESFREVAVLQAICSQLGLPARVAVRVNPDFELKGSGMKMGGGPKQFGVDVEQIPALLVSIARAGLAFEGFHLFAGSQNLRAESICEAQQKSYELALRLAQQAPAPVRFLNLGGGFGIPYFPGEQPLDLAPIGDNLARLAQRAQAELPDASLVIELGRYLVGEAGVYVTRVVDRKVSRGQVYLVADGGLHHHLAASGNFGQVVRKNYPVTVGNRADARERETASVVGPLCTPLDLLADRMTLPVAQAGDLVVVFQSGAYGASASPQGFLGHPACLEVLV; encoded by the coding sequence ATGTCTGTCACTGAACGCCAACTGCCCGTCCATGCCCCCATGAACCAGTTCGCCGTGCGCGGTGGCGAGCTGGTGGTCGGCGGCGAGTGTTTGTCATTGCTCGCGGCGCGGGTGGGGCAGACTCCTTTTTATGCCTATGACCGCGCGCTGTTGCGCGAACGGGTTGCCACGCTGCGCCATGTGTTACCCCCGACGGTCAAGCTGCACTATGCGATGAAGGCCAACCCCATGCCCGCCGTGGTGGGGCTGATGGCTGGTCTGGTCGATGGCGTCGACGTCGCGTCGGCCGGTGAATTGAAGGTAGCGCTGGATGCCGGTACCAAGCCGCACGAGATCAGCTTTGCCGGGCCGGGCAAGCGCGATGCCGAATTGCGCCAGGCGGTGGCGTCGCGCGTGCTGATCAATCTGGAATCGTTTCGTGAAGTCGCCGTGCTTCAGGCCATTTGCAGCCAGTTGGGCTTGCCGGCGCGGGTGGCGGTGCGGGTCAACCCGGACTTTGAGCTCAAGGGCTCGGGCATGAAAATGGGGGGTGGCCCCAAGCAGTTCGGCGTGGACGTCGAGCAGATTCCTGCGCTGCTGGTCAGCATCGCCCGGGCTGGGCTGGCTTTCGAAGGTTTCCATCTCTTTGCCGGCTCGCAGAACCTGCGTGCGGAGTCGATCTGCGAGGCGCAGCAAAAGTCCTACGAGCTGGCGCTGCGGCTGGCGCAGCAGGCGCCGGCGCCGGTGCGCTTTCTGAATCTGGGCGGCGGTTTTGGCATACCGTATTTCCCCGGTGAACAGCCACTGGACCTGGCGCCCATCGGCGACAACCTGGCGCGGCTGGCGCAGCGCGCGCAGGCAGAACTGCCGGATGCCTCGTTGGTGATCGAGCTGGGCCGCTACCTGGTGGGCGAGGCGGGTGTTTACGTGACCCGTGTGGTGGACCGTAAGGTCTCGCGCGGCCAGGTCTATCTGGTGGCCGACGGCGGGCTGCATCACCATCTGGCGGCATCCGGCAATTTTGGCCAGGTGGTGCGCAAAAACTACCCGGTCACGGTTGGCAACCGGGCCGATGCGCGGGAGCGCGAAACAGCGTCGGTGGTCGGGCCCTTGTGCACGCCGCTCGATCTGCTGGCCGACCGAATGACGCTGCCGGTGGCGCAGGCTGGAGATCTGGTGGTGGTGTTCCAGTCGGGCGCCTATGGCGCCAGTGCCAGTCCGCAGGGGTTTTTGGGGCATCCTGCCTGTCTTGAAGTGCTGGTCTAG